One Corynebacterium appendicis CIP 107643 DNA window includes the following coding sequences:
- the yidC gene encoding membrane protein insertase YidC, producing the protein MLNFIYWPISAVLWFWHKIFGYIFSPDSGASWLLAIVFLTFTIRVFLVKPMVNQLRSGRKMQELQPKMQEIRAKYAKDQQKQAMEMQRLYKEANMNPLASCIVPLVQMPVFIGLFHVLRSFNRTGTGAGGLGMSVEENRNTANYIFSPEDVQSFLDARVFGVPLSSYMSMPEEQFAAFAPSDFSRTDIIMVALPLVIACVLLTHFNARMSMSRQRERMAKRKAEQAAAGKKQPENGMNSPEMMEMQMKTMNGMMLWFLPATLLFTGFLWHIGLLTYMLSNNIWTFFQTKIVYAKMDKEEEEEEAAKREAKRASAPVAGARTVDNRSKKQRERDAAKQRANNNHPENEPAEQPEAQPKDQAEDKADTDSNVGLKPKPGAKPDNPKKGKKKKGKNKNNNQGKKKGN; encoded by the coding sequence GTGCTGAATTTCATCTACTGGCCCATCTCAGCCGTCCTGTGGTTCTGGCACAAGATTTTCGGCTATATTTTCTCGCCGGATTCCGGTGCCTCGTGGCTGCTGGCGATCGTGTTCCTCACCTTCACCATCCGTGTCTTCCTGGTCAAGCCGATGGTGAACCAGCTGCGCTCCGGCCGCAAGATGCAGGAACTCCAGCCGAAAATGCAGGAGATTCGCGCTAAATACGCGAAGGACCAGCAGAAGCAGGCGATGGAGATGCAGCGCCTGTACAAGGAAGCCAACATGAACCCGTTGGCCAGCTGCATCGTCCCGCTGGTGCAGATGCCGGTGTTCATCGGTCTGTTCCACGTGCTGCGCTCCTTCAACCGCACCGGTACTGGCGCTGGCGGCCTCGGCATGTCCGTCGAGGAGAACCGCAACACCGCGAACTACATCTTCTCCCCTGAGGATGTGCAGTCTTTCCTGGATGCACGCGTCTTCGGTGTTCCGCTGTCGTCCTACATGTCCATGCCGGAAGAGCAGTTCGCGGCGTTCGCGCCGTCGGACTTCTCCCGCACCGACATCATCATGGTGGCGCTGCCGCTAGTCATCGCCTGTGTGCTGCTGACCCACTTCAACGCGCGCATGTCCATGAGCCGCCAGCGCGAGCGCATGGCCAAGCGCAAGGCGGAGCAGGCTGCTGCCGGCAAGAAGCAGCCGGAAAACGGCATGAATTCGCCGGAAATGATGGAAATGCAGATGAAGACCATGAACGGCATGATGCTGTGGTTCCTCCCGGCAACCCTGCTGTTCACCGGCTTCCTGTGGCACATCGGCCTGCTGACCTACATGCTGTCCAACAACATCTGGACCTTCTTCCAGACCAAGATCGTCTACGCCAAGATGGACAAGGAAGAGGAAGAGGAGGAAGCAGCCAAGCGCGAGGCGAAGCGCGCTTCCGCTCCTGTAGCCGGCGCCCGCACTGTTGACAACCGCTCCAAGAAGCAGCGCGAGCGCGACGCCGCGAAGCAGCGCGCCAACAATAACCACCCGGAGAACGAGCCGGCGGAGCAACCAGAGGCCCAGCCGAAGGACCAAGCGGAAGACAAGGCGGACACCGACTCCAATGTCGGCCTGAAGCCGAAGCCCGGCGCCAAGCCCGATAACCCGAAGAAGGGCAAGAAGAAAAAGGGCAAAAACAAGAACAACAACCAGGGCAAGAAGAAAGGGAATTAA
- the yidD gene encoding membrane protein insertion efficiency factor YidD — protein MTGHEHARYFNTDGERIPAPSGPVGRLMVRCVRLYQKLFSPLKMGSTCRFEPTCSAYALEAVSRHGAARGGLLALARLAKCGPWHPGGYDPVPMNRS, from the coding sequence ATGACCGGTCACGAGCACGCCCGGTATTTCAACACCGACGGCGAGCGCATTCCCGCACCCAGTGGGCCCGTCGGCCGTTTGATGGTGCGGTGCGTGCGGCTTTACCAAAAACTTTTCTCACCCCTTAAGATGGGATCGACGTGCCGCTTTGAGCCGACGTGCAGCGCGTATGCGCTCGAAGCGGTGTCCCGGCATGGAGCGGCCCGCGGTGGCCTTCTCGCTCTTGCGCGTTTAGCCAAGTGCGGGCCCTGGCATCCCGGCGGCTACGACCCCGTACCTATGAACAGGAGTTAG
- the rnpA gene encoding ribonuclease P protein component: protein MLPRAHKLTSSAEFRRVISQGGRAGTRTLVVHYYTRTETVISGGPRFGLIVSKQVGNAVARHRLSRQLRHVCMEVAEHLDREVDIVVRALPASADATSAQLLKDMESGIERARKKAAARS, encoded by the coding sequence GTGCTGCCCCGCGCCCATAAGCTCACCTCGTCCGCGGAATTCCGCAGGGTGATCTCTCAAGGCGGGCGCGCAGGCACCCGCACCCTCGTGGTGCACTATTACACCCGAACCGAGACCGTGATTTCCGGCGGTCCCCGGTTCGGGTTAATTGTGTCTAAGCAGGTGGGCAACGCCGTCGCCCGCCACCGTCTGTCGCGCCAGTTGCGGCATGTGTGCATGGAGGTCGCCGAGCACCTCGACCGGGAGGTGGACATCGTCGTCCGTGCCCTTCCGGCAAGTGCTGACGCGACAAGCGCTCAGCTGCTCAAGGACATGGAATCGGGAATTGAGCGTGCCCGCAAGAAAGCGGCCGCGCGTTCATGA